A portion of the Lolium rigidum isolate FL_2022 chromosome 1, APGP_CSIRO_Lrig_0.1, whole genome shotgun sequence genome contains these proteins:
- the LOC124684526 gene encoding protein transport protein Sec61 subunit gamma gives MDAVDSVVDPLREFAKDSVRLVKRCHKPDRKEFTKVAARTAIGFVVMGFVGFFVKLIFIPINNIIVGSG, from the exons ATGGACGCCGTCGACTCCGTGGTCGACCCGCTCCGCGAGTTCGCCAAGGACAGCGTCCGCCTCGTCAAGCGCTGCCACAAGCCCGACCGCAAGG AGTTCACCAAGGTGGCGGCGCGGACGGCGATCGGCTTCGTCGTCATGGGCTTCGTCGGATTCTTCGTCAAGCTCATCTTCATCCCCATCAACAACATCATCGTCGGATCCGGCTAG